One Eremothecium cymbalariae DBVPG#7215 chromosome 2, complete sequence DNA window includes the following coding sequences:
- the CAC2 gene encoding Cac2p (similar to Ashbya gossypii AER280C) produces the protein MEASSLQIYWHESQPIYSLAFQPCSRDSGSESPRLVTAGGDNKVRIWQLNLGKEEPYKVETIDFLSSLTQHEQAVNVVRFNHLGDILATAGDDGLLLLWKKNDTIVKQFGVDEEEFADFKMSWGIFEKMRVSSASGASEIYDLAWSPCGRYIVTGSMDNTIRIFDIDGKKCVAQILEHNHYVQGVVWDPLDEYIISQSADRSVHICKILRDGQGITGLTLYHKIIKGDLPRRDGVSNSRQVIFSEPKSSYLFHNETLPSFFRRLVISPCGNVLCVPTGIFKNHGNEANNGTEFANSVYMYTRASLKSKDSTPVLALPFLKKPAIVVKFNPVAYALDGTSEPWIKLPYKLVFAVATSSEVLIYDTQSTKPLAIVGNLHYMPLTDLTWFESGKLLMISSTDGFCSYISIEKELLGHAYTGDLLNIKYESPPTIGSSLTSMPNPIKAHNITHACIKETGGTSSGVMPTRKQIKPQSTTSPLVPERSASLCPSPVSASSALTPSKVGKPRRRIQPFLVTEDKNK, from the coding sequence ATGGAGGCGTCTAGTTTACAAATATACTGGCATGAGTCGCAGCCTATTTATTCACTTGCGTTTCAACCGTGTTCAAGAGATTCGGGATCGGAAAGTCCCAGACTGGTGACCGCTGGTGGTGATAATAAGGTGCGTATTTGGCAGTTGAATTTAGGCAAGGAAGAGCCATACAAAGTTGAGACTATAGATTTTCTAAGTTCGTTGACACAGCATGAGCAAGCTGTGAATGTTGTACGTTTTAATCATCTGGGAGATATTTTAGCTACGGCAGGGGACGATGGACTGCTTTTACTGTGGAAGAAGAATGATACGATTGTAAAGCAGTTTGGTGTGGATGAAGAGGAGTTTGCTGATTTTAAAATGTCTTGGGGCATATTCGAGAAGATGCGTGTGTCCTCTGCTAGTGGGGCTTCTGAGATATACGATTTGGCATGGTCACCTTGTGGAAGATATATTGTTACAGGGTCGATGGATAACACGATTCGTATTTTTGATATAGACGGGAAGAAATGCGTGGCGCAGATTTTAGAGCACAATCATTATGTTCAAGGAGTAGTTTGGGATCCATTAGATGAGTATATAATATCTCAATCAGCAGACAGATCTGTTCATATATGCAAAATTTTGCGCGATGGCCAAGGGATTACGGGGTTGACGTTATATCACAAGATAATAAAGGGTGATCTACCCCGGCGGGACGGTGTCTCTAATTCACGGCAAGTAATATTTTCTGAGCCGAAATCTAGCTATTTGTTCCATAATGAAACTTTACCATCATTCTTTAGGAGACTGGTTATTTCTCCCTGTGGTAATGTTCTATGCGTGCCGACTGGTATCTTCAAGAACCATGGAAATGAAGCAAATAATGGTACTGAGTTTGCAAATTCTGTGTACATGTATACAAGGGCATCGCTAAAGAGCAAGGATAGCACACCTGTGCTCGCTCTCCCCTTTCTCAAGAAACCTGCAATAGTGGTAAAGTTCAATCCAGTAGCTTATGCTTTAGATGGCACTTCGGAACCTTGGATTAAACTTCCTTATAAGCTCGTTTTTGCAGTTGCAACATCTTCAGAAGTTCTGATCTATGATACACAGTCGACCAAGCCTCTAGCTATTGTAGGTAATTTGCATTATATGCCCTTGACTGATTTAACGTGGTTCGAGTCTGGAAAACTGCTGATGATATCCTCAACAGATGGATTCTGTTCTTACATATCaatagaaaaagaattattGGGTCATGCTTATACTGGGGACCTGCTTAATATTAAGTATGAATCGCCGCCAACGATTGGGAGTTCATTAACTTCCATGCCTAACCCAATCAAAGCACATAATATAACACACGCTTGCATTAAAGAGACTGGTGGTACTAGTTCCGGTGTTATGCCGACAAGAAAACAGATTAAACCACAATCTACCACTTCACCGTTAGTACCTGAGCGTAGTGCTTCATTGTGTCCTTCGCCTGTGTCTGCCTCGTCTGCATTAACGCCTAGTAAGGTTGGAAAACCCAGACGACGTATCCAACCTTTCCTAGTCACCGAAGATAagaataaataa
- a CDS encoding putative endodeoxyribonuclease (similar to Ashbya gossypii AER277W) — MVQYIDSHCHLTTSSQDGGVGRQYEVDHTEMQLYVMSCNALDWKALKAVGVKQQDIVVGFGVQPYYSHLFRLGGGASVSKEEHYKGVLESKDGQQLCEVIGVLPEPINIEEYITGAFEEFGEQIRCIGEIGLDGAFRLPSNGFNQEDSTGDAVGLTNVRVRMSHQVAIFKRFCEVAVAKRLPVSIHSVRCHGKMFELCRELLLPHEEVKIDMHSYSGSVESVSTCWLRCFPQNRIYFGISKIHSLKNYARGLDLLRSIPLECLLTETDLPVNSTPAQILKKNIEYVIEAIRASHKLASTHEAVAQIYENSCRFLSV; from the coding sequence ATGGTGCAGTACATTGATAGTCACTGTCACCTGACTACTAGTAGTCAAGATGGAGGTGTAGGACGACAGTATGAGGTGGACCATACTGAAATGCAGCTGTATGTTATGTCATGCAATGCGTTGGACTGGAAGGCATTGAAAGCTGTTGGAGTAAAGCAACAAGACATTGTGGTTGGGTTTGGTGTTCAGCCTTACTATTCACATCTGTTTAGGTTAGGTGGGGGTGCAAGTGTGAGCAAAGAGGAGCATTACAAGGGTGTGTTGGAAAGTAAGGATGGGCAGCAGTTGTGTGAGGTCATCGGGGTGCTGCCGGAGCCCATTAATATAGAAGAGTATATCACAGGTGCATTTGAGGAGTTCGGGGAACAAATCCGATGCATTGGAGAGATTGGGCTTGATGGAGCGTTCCGTTTGCCGTCAAATGGATTTAACCAGGAGGATAGTACCGGGGATGCTGTCGGGCTCACCAACGTGCGGGTTAGAATGTCGCATCAAGTGGCAATTTTCAAGAGATTTTGTGAGGTGGCTGTAGCAAAACGATTACCAGTGTCTATACATTCCGTGAGGTGCCATGGGAAGATGTTTGAACTATGTAGAGAATTACTGCTCCCTCATGAAGAGGTTAAAATTGATATGCATTCCTATTCAGGAAGTGTAGAATCTGTCAGTACTTGTTGGCTCAGATGCTTCCCCCAGAACAGGATCTATTTTGGCATCTCTAAAATACACTCTTTAAAGAACTATGCCCGTGGACTAGACTTGCTTAGATCGATTCCATTGGAATGCTTGCTTACTGAGACTGATTTGCCAGTTAATTCAACACCCGCACAAATactcaaaaaaaatattgaatatgtAATAGAAGCAATAAGAGCATCACATAAACTGGCGTCTACTCACGAAGCAGTTGCTCAAATTTATGAAAACTCCTGTAGGTTTCTTTCTGTGTAA
- the CUE1 gene encoding Cue1p (similar to Ashbya gossypii AER279W) encodes MDQSSIIFLVALVTFFFLIKRLLQDESHPSAQQAMHHSRSATTTNASSSSREATNPSGAARRRRRPVNNDMIEIVQTLAPQLHAEQIRYDLEQSGSVEATVERYLRGDEFPFPPGSRAVNQNVGQQLDQNDPRKKSSIYSDDLIAKYSVDVNEDISVLDSKPLSIEERKKLMVLKARKNMEAILKEDKDLSSLLE; translated from the coding sequence ATGGACCAGTCttccatcatcttcttAGTTGCTCTGGTcacttttttctttcttatTAAGCGGCTTTTGCAAGATGAATCTCATCCTTCCGCTCAACAAGCAATGCATCATTCCCGTTCCGCAACGACCACCAAcgcatcttcttcatcacgCGAAGCTACTAATCCCAGTGGAGCTGCAAGAAGGAGGAGAAGACCGGTCAACAATGATATGATCGAAATAGTGCAAACTTTAGCTCCCCAACTTCACGCTGAACAAATTCGATACGATTTAGAGCAATCTGGATCTGTGGAGGCTACAGTGGAACGTTATCTTAGAGGAGACGAATTTCCGTTTCCTCCTGGTTCAAGAGCAGTTAACCAAAATGTGGGGCAACAATTAGACCAGAATGATCCAAGGAAAAAGAGTTCTATATATTCTGATGACTTAATTGCCAAATACTCGGTAGATGTgaatgaagatatttctgTTTTGGATTCGAAGCCTTTGAGTATtgaggaaagaaaaaagttAATGGTCTTGAAAGCAAGGAAGAATATGGAGGCTATTTTGAAAGAGGATAAAGACCTCAGTTCTCTATTAGAGTGA
- the SAP30 gene encoding Sap30p (similar to Ashbya gossypii AER278W), with translation MPPKGQNSNSESESKLRSAANNNFGINSSSGTINTRSSGKQRLTVAQQQYLKELLRTHVHNNHRDNSPQPHPLDFERYSDDFLRRYKDHYQLPIEDNMSIKGYLLGSDLGSKTYSYKRNHPSLPDARVTKKQLADEVKRHFTASIVKETECIPAFIYKVRNSKKKFRMEFKG, from the coding sequence ATGCCTCCAAAGGGCCAGAACTCTaattctgaatctgaatcGAAGTTGCGGAGTGCTGCTAACAATAATTTTGGTATAAACAGCTCATCGGGAACAATTAACACGCGATCCAGCGGCAAGCAGAGGCTGACAGTAGCCCAACAGCAATACTTGAAGGAACTTCTAAGAACCCATGTTCACAATAACCATAGGGATAACTCCCCTCAGCCACATCCACTCGACTTCGAAAGATACTCGGATGACTTTCTACGTCGCTATAAGGACCATTACCAACTTCCTATCGAAGATAACATGTCGATAAAAGGATACCTTTTAGGGTCCGACCTTGGCTCAAAAACATATTCTTACAAGCGTAACCATCCATCTCTCCCTGATGCTCGTGTTaccaaaaaacaattaGCTGATGAGGTGAAGAGACATTTTACAGCAAGTATTGTGAAGGAGACAGAATGCATACCTGCGTTTATATACAAGGTAAGGAAtagtaaaaaaaagttcaGGATGGAATTCAAAGGATGA